CCGCCATCGGCGCCGCGGATGCACCGGCCGACCGGGCGAGGGCGATGCGGGCGATGCGGGCCCGGACGACGGCGCCGTTGTCATCGCGATACTCCGGCGGCTCGGGCAACGGGCCGCTGCGATCGTCCAACCAGGCGTGGGCGGCGCCGGCGTCGACGAAGGCGCCCTCGCGCATCGTGTACGTGCCGGCGCCGTGGTCCCACTCTTCGTGGAAGACCCGAATCGGTGCGTCGTCGGCCCGGGAGTCGCGCGTCAGCGTCCACGTCTCGCACGGGTCAAAGTCCGAGGTGTGGTTGTCGAGGACCTCGTACCGGGCGCCCGACTCGCGGATCTGCCGTTCGACCCACACCGTGAGGTCGTCGGCGGGCTTCAAGGAGCCGCCGCGGATCTTGGCGATCCTCTCGGGCGGGCAGCCGCGCTCGACCAGCCAGTTCTGGGCGAAGGACACCGTGGCGTGGTGGCTCGTCTCCAGGGTGTACGTGAACCGGGTCAGGTCCCGGGCGACGGCGATCGCCATGACCTGGGGCGCGCCGGGTATTCCCCACGTGGCCGACTGGTCATGGGCGACGACGAAGCTGTGGGAGCCGTTGGGCGTGGTGTGGTGCTGGGACAGCGCCGTCAGGTCACCAGACCAGAACCTCTCCACCGCCTCCTCGGATGCGGCATCGGCGGGGGCGAGTTCGTCGAGATCGAAATCGAAGGCGAAGTCGAAGCGGTCGTTCATGCCGCCACCCCCGACGGCTGAGGGGCGGGGGTGAACAGAACCCGGTGATTGGGGCGGGCCGGGCTCGTCGTGCACGCGGCGAACGGACCGTCCGGGGCGCGGAGGTGCACCAGCGCCTGGTCCAGGTGGTCGCGGTGCCAGGTCGACGGACCGGACAGGCCAGCCTCGGTGTCGGTGAGTTGCTGCCACGCGAGCCAGAGGGCGTGCAGCCGGGCGACGGCCTCTGGGTGCTCGTGCCACTGCGCGCACCACGGACGCGTCGTGCTGATCTCCCGGCCGTACACCGGCAGGAAGAGGTAGTTCACCCAGTTGCTCAGGGCGGCGAGTTCGACGGCGTACGCCTCGCCGCCCAGAGCGAGGATGAACACCGAGGTGGGGCCGTCGGCCTTCTCGGGGCCGGCCGCCCCGGCTGCCGGAGCGCCGTCCGTCTGCTGGTCGGCAGTGGGAACGGGATCGGGCTCGGAGCCGAGGCGGTCGAGGATGCCGCCGTGGCGCCTGACCTCCGCGATGGTCTTGGCGAGGGCGCTGGCGAGGTCGTCGAGGTCTTCGTCGGAGACCCGGATCGGCTCAGGGCTGGGGGCGGTCGGGCTGGTGTCGGACATGAAAGCGTGCTCCATCTATGAGACGGCGACATGCCCGAGAGGATGCGGAGAATCCGCGGTTTGGCCCGGCCGGGAAAACCCGGTAGGGAGCCGCTACCCGGCCGCGCAGCGCGGACAGCGCGGGAACGGCGGTGCCAGCAACTGCAGAGCCCGAGTGGCCTGGTGGGGGACGACGCCGTTGCCGAGTGCGGTGAGCTGCGCCGGGCGTCCGAGTCCCGGGGTGGCGGTGACCCAGCCAGCGTCGAGGCCCTGCATCCACTCGACGAAGTCGGCACGGAGCCGACCGGCCGCGTCCGTGGGCGCCGGCGCCGGACGGGTGAGCGTCTCCCACCGGGTGATGGCGGCTGCGTACGGTCCCCATCGCCGCTCGACTCCTCGGCTTCCGGGGACGACTCCGCCCACAGCGGCAGGACCACCGCCGACAGGGGAGGGCGCCACCCCTTGCCGGGGCGACGGCCCGGGGTGCCGATGTAGCTGGCCCGGCGTGTGGGCAACAGCGACGCCGCCGCACTGGGCAGGGTCATGTCCCCGTTGCCGTGCCGCTGGTTGGGCGAGCCCTTGATCCCGTCCGACGCCTTCGGCGTCGGCAGGAGCCACTCGACCTCGTCGGCCAGGTTCGGACCGTGCCCACCGCTCTTCCTCTTGGCCGGGTGCTGCGAGCCGCCGTTCCTTCCGATGTTGCTGGTCGGCGTCTTGAGCAGGGTCTCCGGCGGGCCAGGCCGTGAGGAAGGTCCGCTCGCGCCGGTGCGGGGCTCCGACATCGGAGGCGCGAAGCACGAGCCATTTCGCGTCGTACCGGAGGTCGGCCAGGGATCCGAGTACGGCACCGAGTGCCCGCAGAGGAGGCTGACCTGCGGTGTCTCCCAGACACCACGGGCAGGGTTCCACGTCGCCAGGGGAACCGGCGGGGGAGGTGAGGAGGCCGCGCACATTCTCGATCACTACCAAGCAGGGTCGGAGGGCCTCGACCGCACGGGCGACGTGCAGCCACAGCCCCGATCGGGTCTGGGAGTTGAGTCCAGCCCGGCGGCCGGCGACCGAGACGTCTTTGACAGGGGAAGCCGGCCGTCAGGACGCACACCCGGGGGACGGTGGACCAGTCGACGGTCGTGATGTCGCCCAGGTTGGGGACGCCGGGCCAGTGGCGGGCCAGGACGCGCGAGGCGTTCGGATCGACCTCCGCGTGCCAGGCCAGGGTGCCGCCGAGAGCGGTCTGCACCCCCAGGTCGAGCCCGCCGTACCCGGAGCAGAGCGACCCGATCAGCGGTGAGCTGGAGACGATGGCGGACATGTCACCGGCCCCGTACGGTCCGGGGCGCGAGAGCCGTCGTCGGTGCCGGCGCTGCGGGGGTAGCCGGTACGGCCTCGTACAAGGGGGTGGTGGTCCGGCCGAGGGCTGCCCGGAGCCGCCTCGACGGCGGCGAGACCGCGGTCGAGGCGGCGTGCAGGGAGTCGGCCGCCTCCCGCAGGGCCGTGTCCGCCGTCCCGAGCGCCTCGTCGATCACCCGCCCCGCCGCCTCCCGGGCATCCCGGCTGTCGGGCCGGTCGTGCAGGTGCTCGGTCCGTTCCAGGAACGCGAGCTGCTGGGCCACCTCCCCGAGGGCGGCTGCCGCCTCACCGGCGGGCCGTACGGCGGCGGAGAAGCTGGACACGGCTAGGGAAGTACGAGAGCTGTGTTCCCTGTTGGCGGTTCGGAAGAGGACCTCGTCGCCCAGCACGGTGACCAGGTTGCCGAGTTCGGAGATCTGCTGGGCGACGGCGACGCTGCTGGGGAGGCGGTGAGGGTCGCCGGGGACCGGGAGCTTGCCGCGCTGGGCGTCGAAGGCTGAGGCCGTGGCCCGTATGGCCAGAGCGTCGGCGAGAGGGTTCGTGGTCACGATGAATTCCTGTACGTGGGGGACGAGCGGTGGAAAGGGGTGTCAACTGTGGTTGCGCGAGGGCGAGCGTGGGGCGGTCGGAGTGGGCACAGGGCCGAGCTGGCCCGGTGGAGACGGAGCAGTGCGTGGCGTGCTGCGGGTGAGGGCCGCGTGTACCCGCGCCGCCGGCGGCCCGCTCGGGGAAGGAGCGGTGGTTGGCGCCCGTGAAGCCGGCCGGCCGTTCGCGGTCTGCCAGCGGGCGCGGACCTCGTCGAGCGGGCCGAGCGCGTGTAGGGCGTGGTTGATGAGCCGCCCGGGGGCCAAGGCCTCGTCCTCGGCAAGGGCGCGGACGGCGCGGGCGGTGGCGGCTGCGGTGCGCGTGAGGGAGGAACGCATCACCTGCTTGCCGAGCCACTCGGCGTCACCAGCCCCCACGCCGTCGCAGATGGCGGCGAACCGGTCTTCGGACAGCGTGCCGTCGGCCAGCAGGCCGCGCCGCTGTGCCTCCCAGAGCAGGGTGATCCGGTCGATGGGCTCGCCCCGGTGGTGCAGCGCCCCGAGGCACCGGTAGAGGTGCCCGTGGACCGGGTCGGCGAAATCCCCGGGACGCAGCCAGTCCACCACCTCGCCTATAGCACCCGGCCGCTCGATGAGGACGGCCAGAAGGAACTCCTCGTCCTCGGCAACCTGATCGGCCTGAGTCCGCGCAAGGGCAGGCGGGTCGGGGGTCTGCGATGTCGCGGGCGCGACAGGGCGTGGTTCGCTGCCCCACCGCCGGGCGAGATCGGTGAGTACTCCCGTCAGGACGTCCGCGTAGCGCAGCGCTCCCTCGACCTCGCCTTGCAGGGCGCCCGCGCGAGCCTCCTGGTGAAGGCGGATCGCGTGCTGGGCGACGGTGCGGTGGATCGCCCCCTCCAGCACCATGCGGCCGTACACCGCAGCGTGCGCAGGACGCGGACAGGCCGAGACCAGCAGGTGGGCGTACGACGCGGTCAATCCCCGGACATGGAGGCCAGCCTCGGCGACCGCGTCGGTCACCCACGACAGCGGCACCGGCCCCTCGCCCTCCACTGCGGGGTGGCCATCGCCTCGGAGCTTGCGCAGCGCCGCGAACAGCGCCTGGTGGACCGGTCGGTAGAAGTGATCCGGCGCGAGCCACTCCAGTTGCGAGAGCTGGCCTGGGTCGAGCAGGACCGCGCCGACGACCGCCTGCTCGGCCTTCAGCAGCGGGTTCATCGAGGACCTCGCGTGTGGGAAGCGGACGGCGCACTCGGCCGGGCACGCAGATCGGCGACCGCACGGTCGGCAGCGGTCACCGCCTCAGCGAAGTCGTCCAGCACGGTGGCGAAGGAGGGATCGGCGACGGGAACCGCCCCGGCATCGCCGACCAGCCACCACCGGCCCTGGTGCAGGACGACCGGCGACTGGGCCAGCCGCGCGGAACGCGGCGTGGGCGCGCTCATGCCGACAGTCCGAAGTCGTCGTGGCTGACGGTCTTCGCCAGGGCCCGCTCGGTGATGGCCTTCGTGGCGCGGGCGGAGGCCGGCCCGACCACCTTGGCGGAGGGCTCCGTGTACCAGGGCCGGATACTGAGCATGGCGATGCGCAGACCGGTGGCCAGCAGCAGCACCTTGCCCTTGGGCAGGGCGCGGATCGCGTCGGGCGGGAGGATCCGCTCGGTGCGCATGCTCACCGAGGTGGACTTGCCGCTCTCGCTCTTCGAGACCGAGACGGTCTGGACGTCGTGGTCACCGACCTGCCTGCTGAGGCGGTCGGCGAAGTCGGCGTCGTCGATGCCCGATCCGACGATCTTGACGGTGGCGGCGGACCAGAGGGCGTCCATCCCGGCCTCGCCCCAGCACCGCTGGCCCTGCCGGTAGGACTGCAGGATCGTCATTGGGATGACGCCCCGGCTGCCCAGGTGCGAGTACAGGTCCGGGAGGTCCGAGATCCGGCAGACGTTAGCGGCCTCGTCGAGGACGCACAGGGCGGGCGGGTCGAGCCGTCCGCCGGAGCGCTCGGCAACGATCACGGCCGCGCGCATCACGGCGTCGGCCGCCCCTGCGATGATCGCCGACGCGCTGCCACCGCCGTCCTTGCTCAGCAGGTACAGCGTGTCGCGGGAGGTGGCGAAGGCGAGGGGCTTGAACTCGGGGAGATCCTCGCTCGGGGTGACCCAGGCGGCGACGTCCGGGTCGAGTAGGCAGCTCGCGTACTGCCTCGCCGTCTCGTAGATGCCGTCGCGGGTTTCGGTCGCGCCGGAGACGGTGCCCTGGAGCTGTGCGGCGACCGCGTCGTGGCCGGCGTCGGTGAGCAGGTCGACCGGTGACCGGTCGGCGGGGGAGGCGAGCCAGGCCAGCACGTCGGTGATCGGCCGCCGGTGGCTCGCGGCGGCGAGGAACAGGGCGCCGAGCGTGTTGGACGCGGCGGTGGACCAGAAGTCGGAGCCGCTCGACTCGTCCACGCTCGCCGCGACGAAGTGGCCGGCCAGTCGCTTCGCCCCGGCAAGGTCGCGAGCGTCGGCCAGGATGTCCCACCACATCTCGCGCGGATGGTGGGCGATCTGCTGAGGGTCGAGGGTCCAGACCGTGCCGACCCCGGCACGGGCGTCCACTGTGGCGGTGAACGCGTCGTTCGCCGCCTTGTTGGAGGTGAGCAGCACCGGACCGGGAGCCGCGAGGATCGCGGGGATCGCCAACCCGGAGGTCTTCCCACTGCGCGGGGCCATGATCGCTACGATCACGTCCTCCCAGGAGGCGCGGACATCGGCCCAACCAGGGTCAAGAGTGCCGAGCAGGATGCCGCGGTCGGCGGGAGCGACCTCTTTTACACTCCCGGCCGCTCAGGGACGGCCGCAGGCTCTTCGCCTTGGCGGTGATCTCTTTGTCCAGCAGCGGCGCCAGGTCGCTCTTTCGGGCGAGACCGGTTTTGGCACCGGAGCGCCGGCGCAGCCACAGCACCAGGCCGGTGGTGATCAGCGCCAGGGTGAGCAGGCCGGGGACGACGCGGACGCCGACCAGCAGCGAGGTGGTGCTCAGGGCCGGCCACAGCACCTCGGGGTGCAGCAGGGCGTCGGTGGCACGGAACGGGGCCCACGTGCCGCTTCCGACGAGGGAGTTGGTGAGGTTGCCGGTCAGCCAGGCGAGGGAGTCGAAGGCTATGGCGGCGCCGAGGACGCCGAACAGGAGATAGAGGAGCGAGTCGGAGCCGGTGGTGGCCGACGGCGCACTGGTGCGCGGGGAAGGCACAGGCAGTTCCTTGGGGTGCGAGCGAGTGGGCGGGGCGGGGCGCGCTCGGCTCTCGTGCAGCTCACGGGCCTACTCCTTGCGGATCGAACGGAACGCTTCATCGGCATCAGCGGTTGCGGGAGAATGTGATGCTCGGGTCGACCGGTCGGGCCGCCGAGACGGAGGGGGCGGGAGCCGACGCCGACGCCTGGCCCGGGAGACTGGTGAGGGCTGGGCTGGCGGCGAGCGCGGCGGCCACGATCGGAGAACTACGGCCGGCGCCCTGGATGCGGTCGCGGGACGAGGCGGGTGCGGGGCGATGGCGGGCCGCTACGTCCTGGGCGAGGCGGGGCTGCACCGCAACCTGAACACCGGAACGGTGCAGGGCCAGCGTGGCGTCGGCGACCTTCCCCAGGGCTTCGTCGCGGCTGGTGGCGGCGGGCAGTGTGTAGATGTCCAGGCGGGGATCGTGCCGCCAGCCGTGTTCGACCACGGCGAGTCCGGTGAGCCCGGAGGCGCGGCTGTCGATGGCCGCGACGATGCCGAGCCGCGGATGCTCGGCGAACGCGACATCGGGCTCGGCGTGCGGAGCCCGGGACGGGCCGGGCCCCGCGCTGGGTACCAGGGAGGGGTTGAAGACGGCGTCCGTGTCGACCCGGAACCCGGCGTTGCGCAGCAGCGCGACGGCCCGGGTGGCGCGGCCCTGCCCGTCACGCTGCTGGTCGGTCAGGGCGTGCAGGGTCGGCTCGCCCAGGACGGGGCGGAAGTCGAGCCGCTCCAGCATCCAGGTGCCAGCGGCGAGGTTCTTGGGGTTCGCGGCGACGATGCCGTAGTCGGGGTGGCGGCCGACGGTGACGTCGGCCAGCAGTTCTTCGGCGAAGGTGGGCAACACGGCTGATCCATCCGGTGGCTCGATGACGAGGGAGGTCGAGGGTCAGAACGGTTCTGCTGGTGAGGGGCATGCGGCGTACTCCGAGACGGGAAGAGATCAGCGACCAGGGGTGGTGGAGGGACGTACGGGTGGTGGCACGGGACGTGGGGGAGGGTCCGTCGCCAGGCGCGTGCGGACCGTGCGCGATCCGGCCGACGGCGAGGGCGAGAGAGCAGCGCTCACCCGTGGCTGAGCAGAGGCCGGCCGGGCGGTCCCGTCTATCGGACTTCGGCCCTTGGACGTGAG
Above is a genomic segment from Streptomyces sp. NBC_01233 containing:
- a CDS encoding glycosyl hydrolase, which encodes MNDRFDFAFDFDLDELAPADAASEEAVERFWSGDLTALSQHHTTPNGSHSFVVAHDQSATWGIPGAPQVMAIAVARDLTRFTYTLETSHHATVSFAQNWLVERGCPPERIAKIRGGSLKPADDLTVWVERQIRESGARYEVLDNHTSDFDPCETWTLTRDSRADDAPIRVFHEEWDHGAGTYTMREGAFVDAGAAHAWLDDRSGPLPEPPEYRDDNGAVVRARIARIALARSAGASAAPMAGRDVPRTPPAGPAQRQVQGRLL
- a CDS encoding DUF4913 domain-containing protein, producing MSDTSPTAPSPEPIRVSDEDLDDLASALAKTIAEVRRHGGILDRLGSEPDPVPTADQQTDGAPAAGAAGPEKADGPTSVFILALGGEAYAVELAALSNWVNYLFLPVYGREISTTRPWCAQWHEHPEAVARLHALWLAWQQLTDTEAGLSGPSTWHRDHLDQALVHLRAPDGPFAACTTSPARPNHRVLFTPAPQPSGVAA
- a CDS encoding DnaB-like helicase N-terminal domain-containing protein; translation: MNPLLKAEQAVVGAVLLDPGQLSQLEWLAPDHFYRPVHQALFAALRKLRGDGHPAVEGEGPVPLSWVTDAVAEAGLHVRGLTASYAHLLVSACPRPAHAAVYGRMVLEGAIHRTVAQHAIRLHQEARAGALQGEVEGALRYADVLTGVLTDLARRWGSEPRPVAPATSQTPDPPALARTQADQVAEDEEFLLAVLIERPGAIGEVVDWLRPGDFADPVHGHLYRCLGALHHRGEPIDRITLLWEAQRRGLLADGTLSEDRFAAICDGVGAGDAEWLGKQVMRSSLTRTAAATARAVRALAEDEALAPGRLINHALHALGPLDEVRARWQTANGRPASRAPTTAPSPSGPPAARVHAALTRSTPRTAPSPPGQLGPVPTPTAPRSPSRNHS